CCCCTTCCTTGTTCACCAGGACGCGGTCGCCGATGCCGGCGTCCACCGTGTCCAGGGCGATGCTCTCCGCGCCACGGGGCTGCCCGTCCAGGCCCAGGGGACGCACCAGCAGCAGCTTGTGCCCCTTGAACTCGGCATGCTTCTCGGTGGAGACCACCTCGCCCGTCACCAGCGCGATCTGCATGGACCATCCTTTTCATCCGCGGCCGGGCTTGGACGGCGAGCCCAGCTCTCCTTGCGCCATCGTGCGGCGCAGGTGAAGGATCAGCTCTCCAGCGCGCGTCCCACCCGCTCCACCAGGCCCTGCGCCACCTGGTCGCTCAAAGCCTCGGCGAAGATGCGCAGGATTGGCTCCGTGTTGGAGGCGCGAATCTGCACCCAGGCCGGGCCGCCTCCCGCATCGAGGAGGAACTT
The sequence above is drawn from the bacterium genome and encodes:
- a CDS encoding EutN/CcmL family microcompartment protein, whose product is MQIALVTGEVVSTEKHAEFKGHKLLLVRPLGLDGQPRGAESIALDTVDAGIGDRVLVNKEGGSARLALDNQRIPVQALIVGVVDAFHIDG